From the genome of Lotus japonicus ecotype B-129 chromosome 6, LjGifu_v1.2, one region includes:
- the LOC130725893 gene encoding late embryogenesis abundant protein Lea5-like, whose product MAARSFSQQLNRVLNVNALSFPLHRRGYAVACDVSGSRKVVVEETKTDSEASSSAWAPDPVTGYYRPINRMNEVDPVELRNMLLNPTVRKSQSSSTSP is encoded by the exons ATGGCAGCTCGCTCTTTCTCACAACAACTCAACCGTGTCCTCAATGTCAATGCTCTATCCTTTCCTCTTCATCG GAGAGGGTATGCAGTGGCCTGTGATGTTTCAGGGAGCAggaaggtggtggtggaagagACCAAAACTGATTCGGAGGCCTCATCATCAGCTTGGGCCCCTGACCCAGTAACGGGTTACTATAGGCCCATCAATCGCATGAATGAAGTTGACCCGGTGGAGCTCCGAAACATGCTCTTGAATCCCACAGTCAGAAAATCACAGTCATCATCAACATCTCCCTGA
- the LOC130725891 gene encoding phylloplanin-like, with protein sequence MTLKHLIMMISLLIAVMAIPQAHAQLGILNDLLGSVNIQGTVSCTSNDNNVAAAIPGFSNAQVQLQCGEKVFSDATTDGDGMFSMMVNPLLYDLSSLLSGCNLVIPTPLSKCNSNLPSIGGLISTLRYVGLSHVGTETIANMEPSGFHFKPSV encoded by the exons ATGACCCTGAAACATCTTATAATGATGATATCTTTGCTCATTGCTGTAATGGCAATTCCCCAAGCCCATGCCCAGCTTGGTATTCTGAATGATCTCCTGGGTTCTGTTAATATTCAAGGAACTGTTTCTTGCACTTCCAATGACAATAATGTCGCAGCAGCAATCCCAGGTTTTTCAA ATGCTCAAGTGCAACTGCAGTGTGGAGAAAAAGTGTTTTCTGATGCAACAACTGATGGTGATGGAATGTTTTCTATGATGGTGAATCCCCTGCTCTATGATCTGTCTTCCCTGCTAAGTGGTTGCAACCTTGTGATTCCTACACCACTCTCCAAATGCAACTCCAACCTTCCTTCAATTGGGGGACTGATATCAACCCTGCGTTATGTTGGGCTCAGTCATGTTGGGACTGAGACCATAGCCAACATGGAACCATCGGGATTTCATTTCAAGCCCTCAGTTTAA